Proteins encoded within one genomic window of Halobacteroides halobius DSM 5150:
- the zorA gene encoding anti-phage ZorAB system protein ZorA gives MKKLIWTILFSIIFIITTWFFVVYLEFPPDIIVQSMFVMIVGVTLITGGRLYFNLHKKQKQITEAIKFLKEFKADKDNNSITHNDFIKLDNYFQDKEELKNTWEQYKDTIRRIKDDAIGEQKNNYFATIEADYFFDEAFITNKINIKLFNYIPQLLIALGIFGTFLGLVQGLEGLKIGNASQTQNSIKNLISGVNLSFLTSLYGIAYSILVTFFQKLFIGDIVTELNSLASQFDLIFPKNTQEDGVKELYNELEKQTASMESMATDFAEVVDQKISATLEENLGPTLEKLGESAERLADISENTNQNAIEKLVENTGEIISDATQDEISKLTNSLSDVTAQNEALFNNFAASISKVEMMIDNQQQVIEQTNNSATNVKKTNENVMHIVGELEKSIEKMNNFSTTQESTIESFGQIMTDIKGYIEHQSKSNQLIAATLEDNYKMAEQQKELNRDLNQATSNLKVVSKTLNPILNSLEDNMTEFDELSKNINNRLVNSISDLENHYQHINTSVASTIDDLDGTVEQLEDNVLGYLDNINQNYDHISKQLNQFGQQSNQLIESLKNFSSTQQQAHDLWKSYKDSFDNLNQELEEGVVEYTSNVRSGVNNILGDYDSHIENVLENFNATINQFTDTLEELNDMLYELEKVSKERTR, from the coding sequence ATGAAGAAATTAATCTGGACAATACTTTTTAGTATTATATTTATTATAACAACTTGGTTTTTTGTGGTATATCTTGAGTTTCCACCAGATATAATTGTACAAAGTATGTTTGTTATGATTGTAGGAGTTACTTTAATTACAGGAGGAAGATTATATTTCAATTTACATAAGAAACAAAAACAGATTACAGAAGCAATTAAATTTTTAAAAGAATTTAAGGCTGATAAAGATAATAATTCAATTACACATAATGATTTTATAAAGCTTGATAATTATTTTCAAGATAAAGAAGAATTAAAGAACACTTGGGAACAATATAAAGATACTATCAGAAGAATTAAGGACGATGCTATTGGAGAACAGAAGAACAATTATTTTGCTACTATTGAAGCAGATTATTTTTTCGATGAGGCATTTATAACTAACAAAATTAATATCAAGTTATTTAATTATATTCCACAGTTATTAATTGCTTTAGGTATTTTTGGAACATTCTTAGGGTTAGTACAAGGATTAGAAGGCTTAAAAATAGGAAATGCTTCTCAAACACAGAATAGTATTAAAAATTTGATTAGTGGAGTAAATCTATCTTTTTTGACTAGTTTATATGGAATTGCTTATTCTATTTTAGTTACTTTCTTTCAAAAATTATTTATTGGTGATATTGTTACAGAATTAAACTCTTTAGCTAGTCAATTTGATTTAATTTTCCCTAAAAATACTCAAGAGGATGGAGTTAAAGAGCTATATAATGAACTAGAAAAACAGACTGCTTCGATGGAAAGTATGGCAACAGATTTTGCAGAAGTAGTTGATCAAAAAATAAGTGCTACTTTGGAAGAAAACTTAGGGCCAACATTAGAAAAACTGGGAGAGTCGGCAGAAAGATTGGCAGATATATCTGAAAATACTAATCAAAATGCTATTGAGAAATTAGTAGAAAATACTGGAGAAATAATTAGTGATGCCACGCAAGATGAAATAAGTAAGTTGACTAACTCTTTAAGCGATGTTACTGCCCAAAATGAAGCATTATTCAATAATTTTGCTGCCTCAATTTCTAAGGTAGAAATGATGATAGATAATCAACAACAAGTTATTGAACAGACTAATAATTCAGCAACAAATGTAAAGAAAACCAATGAAAATGTGATGCATATAGTAGGTGAATTAGAAAAATCAATAGAAAAAATGAATAATTTCTCTACTACTCAAGAATCAACGATTGAGAGTTTTGGGCAAATAATGACTGATATTAAGGGTTATATAGAACACCAAAGCAAATCTAATCAATTAATTGCAGCCACTTTAGAAGATAATTATAAAATGGCTGAACAACAAAAAGAATTAAATAGAGATCTCAATCAAGCAACTAGTAACCTAAAGGTAGTAAGTAAGACTTTAAATCCAATTTTAAATAGTTTAGAAGATAATATGACTGAGTTTGATGAACTATCTAAAAATATAAATAATCGTTTAGTAAATTCTATTTCAGATCTAGAAAACCATTATCAACATATTAATACATCAGTTGCTAGTACCATAGATGATTTAGATGGTACGGTAGAACAATTAGAAGATAATGTACTTGGTTATTTAGATAATATCAATCAAAACTATGACCATATTTCAAAGCAATTAAATCAGTTTGGTCAGCAAAGCAATCAATTAATTGAATCACTGAAGAACTTCTCCTCTACTCAACAGCAAGCTCATGATTTATGGAAGTCATATAAAGATAGCTTTGATAATTTAAATCAAGAACTTGAAGAAGGGGTTGTAGAGTATACTAGTAATGTTCGAAGTGGAGTTAATAACATTTTAGGAGACTATGATAGCCATATTGAAAATGTTTTAGAGAACTTTAATGCTACTATTAATCAATTTACTGATACCCTTGAAGAATTAAATGATATGCTTTATGAGTTAGAGAAAGTTAGTAAGGAGCGAACTAGATAA
- a CDS encoding OmpA family protein codes for MFNKPIKKKKTTKDEEIDYWLSYSDLMASILIIFILLFTYKILDYNQTLEKKENKIKELTKLRQMVITKLVEEFGNEIQIDPKTGVIKLKSNILFDYDQSNLKPKGKEFLQKFVPRYLKVLLGDKQIKKNISRIVIEGHTDNQGSYLYNLELSQARAFNVVKYIYSDNVQSKYKDDLEDFVAAIGRSEMDLIKDKAGNVIKDKSRRVEFKFELKNEKILKEILHEVKK; via the coding sequence ATGTTTAATAAGCCGATTAAAAAAAAGAAAACAACAAAAGATGAAGAAATTGATTATTGGCTATCATATAGTGATTTAATGGCTAGTATTTTAATTATATTTATTTTATTGTTTACTTATAAGATATTAGATTATAATCAAACTCTAGAAAAGAAAGAAAATAAGATAAAAGAATTAACTAAGTTACGACAAATGGTAATTACTAAACTGGTTGAAGAGTTTGGTAATGAGATTCAAATTGATCCTAAAACTGGTGTAATTAAATTAAAAAGTAATATATTATTTGATTATGACCAAAGTAATTTAAAACCTAAAGGAAAAGAGTTTTTACAAAAATTTGTGCCACGTTATCTAAAAGTTTTGTTGGGAGATAAACAAATCAAAAAGAATATATCTAGAATTGTAATAGAAGGTCATACTGATAATCAAGGTAGTTATTTATATAATTTAGAGTTAAGTCAAGCTCGAGCCTTTAATGTAGTCAAGTATATTTATAGTGATAATGTTCAGAGTAAATATAAGGATGATTTAGAAGATTTTGTAGCAGCAATTGGTAGAAGTGAAATGGACTTAATAAAGGATAAAGCAGGCAATGTTATTAAGGATAAAAGTCGTCGAGTGGAATTTAAATTTGAATTAAAAAATGAAAAAATACTTAAAGAAATTTTACATGAAGTTAAGAAATAA
- a CDS encoding EH signature domain-containing protein: MAKSKYTLPKFKFYKPQKLERTAKRIEQETDKRLTATGVSKNRYERTLGHLRENRNLRQRHYKILAYYLSSLKEDYPKLYNLFISKAQDFFSGPGRYYYHLKALLSSYYQEFKDKELYNLINLVIKNNNKWKSEMEFVKNLLYKSNNANEFFFKIVSKVNDCRSLTDIEELKSKLLMNNNNNLLKQSLSYYWLQILDNGVRNINNDLCIQIIKDYIPLEKKKKLFEKVLLDNKDINNFDSIGNIFERWLKLIGNTLGGPYGSNSAKWANIDQEARDLFKRWKAHKNIIVTFGEISGDQRRLDFWKQYSDYFYRVEYFEKYDQAILMESSNHIFIEFAGGGALYMYNKDYLTIQNLIDKECGYSNTKMVSEVLKDTQEEECTERLEHRDNYRGYKKWEPRFFDRFSTHGYVKKSSRKK; encoded by the coding sequence GTGGCTAAATCAAAATATACATTGCCTAAATTTAAATTCTATAAACCACAGAAGTTAGAACGTACAGCTAAGAGAATAGAACAAGAAACTGATAAACGGTTGACGGCAACAGGTGTTTCTAAAAATCGATATGAGAGAACATTAGGTCATCTACGAGAAAATCGCAATTTGAGGCAAAGACACTATAAAATTCTTGCTTATTACTTATCCAGTTTAAAAGAAGATTATCCAAAATTATATAATCTTTTTATTTCTAAAGCTCAAGATTTCTTTAGTGGTCCAGGAAGATATTATTATCATTTAAAAGCATTATTGAGTAGTTATTATCAAGAATTTAAGGATAAAGAATTATATAATTTGATTAATTTAGTAATTAAAAATAATAACAAATGGAAATCAGAGATGGAATTTGTTAAAAATTTATTATATAAATCTAATAATGCTAATGAGTTTTTCTTTAAAATTGTTAGCAAAGTTAATGATTGTCGGTCATTAACTGATATAGAAGAATTAAAATCTAAGTTACTAATGAATAATAACAATAATTTATTAAAGCAATCTTTATCTTATTATTGGTTACAGATATTAGATAATGGAGTAAGAAATATTAATAATGATTTATGTATTCAAATAATCAAAGATTATATACCATTGGAAAAAAAGAAGAAACTCTTTGAAAAGGTCTTATTAGACAACAAAGATATTAATAATTTTGATAGTATCGGCAATATATTTGAGAGATGGTTAAAGTTAATAGGTAATACTTTAGGTGGACCTTATGGGAGTAATAGTGCTAAATGGGCTAATATTGACCAAGAAGCTCGTGATTTATTTAAACGTTGGAAGGCACATAAAAATATAATTGTAACTTTTGGTGAAATTTCTGGAGACCAACGGAGATTAGATTTTTGGAAACAGTACTCTGATTATTTTTATCGAGTAGAATACTTTGAGAAATATGACCAAGCAATATTGATGGAATCAAGTAATCATATCTTTATTGAATTTGCTGGTGGTGGAGCTTTATATATGTATAATAAAGATTATTTAACCATTCAAAATTTAATAGATAAAGAATGTGGTTACTCTAATACGAAGATGGTAAGTGAGGTATTAAAGGATACACAAGAAGAAGAATGTACAGAAAGATTGGAACATAGGGATAATTATCGTGGATATAAGAAATGGGAGCCAAGATTTTTTGATAGATTTTCAACGCATGGATATGTAAAAAAGAGTTCCCGTAAGAAATAA
- a CDS encoding SNF2-related protein: MALRDIIRDFLNFNSEEKQEFVVNYSDDKCIKIFLHENNQKIEIDPESDNIFTLLSMTNLELAQDNSYLKIDYDQIYDLYFADGDLIDDYKMLGLPDLYQGYIKVDNVGNFIQDEEVKYSFYFEDSKANYDICIYKNNIVQYNQEYRVLQPDIYELITSIRDYNKKQNNYGDMMKQFEVFGKIKDYADENNILLNSRLSNEEKPIIVDEITIDFDKKEDGLEIYPKIEDKDDSFNQDLVDKFDRGDQVRNFYNVDDDGIKRKVIFKNKDSAKKIKENRSLSGEDELKFYKGENELWEDENLDLSNFGPRVRGFGYLNYRANAISDRQERDDSWFDAEVETEIPKVYSQSGDSFKLKYKDREKMADKLRKLKEDSLEVIDVGFTDNEGKKYNMVLNEDQLKAEINKINQATINIDKIKNIETVKNIKELVKEQEDKEVIKFDGRFIRFFSLEYLEDHLTKLEKRKQRKEEKKIDQEDEDDNKEMTTIIEDNLEKKDISINPNIKDEEKNLEVPSILEADLYPHQKVGVRKLQFLYKNDKVNGLLLADDMGLGKTLQLLTFIAWIKEKDELNRSLVVAPTTLINDWDNNSTNNPGEIQKFFPNDFFNTYKIRGRIDDKEVNKIKQSDIVFTSYNSLRINNIKLGQIHWNVMVCDEAQKVKNATTQTSVAVKAQNADFKIACTATPIENNLLDLWNIMDYAVPGILNARTEFKRKYVNKLSKLGKDENEQRKRLNNELTDKIDQNFLRRNKKGELDDLPKKKIKVYGIPANQNELNKIRELNQLRQQGENHLPLIQKLVALCSHISLIDKDVTDNSISDLIEMSSKLKKIKAILDPIKKKNEKVLIFTVFKKMQKILIETINYWYGFAPSVLNGDIAQNKRQRVLDNFRKSEGFNVIILSPEVAGVGIDLVEANHVIHYTRLWNPAKEDQATDRAYRIGQKKDVSVYYPILTLDREYNYKFESEVEYINRCLTENVKGKSPEEKLNKLLVNKKNLLLNFFFAAGDSTIDWNSIADENEMEQVDYINIGNVSELVGPYEFEILVAKLYEHKGYKVYPTIRVGDNGVDVVAIKNKKITLIQCKQLKKNKLSGKAINEVYGGRNLYSNSLNKEVEELVVVTTADDITSQGENLAKQNNVNVILKQELANKLVKDQVYYSEIDIAREERYSIEKLKRIL, from the coding sequence ATGGCTCTTAGAGATATAATTCGTGACTTTCTTAATTTTAATTCAGAAGAAAAACAAGAATTTGTAGTAAATTATTCTGATGATAAGTGCATAAAAATATTTTTGCATGAAAATAATCAAAAAATTGAAATTGATCCTGAAAGTGATAATATCTTCACTTTACTTAGTATGACTAATCTAGAATTAGCTCAAGATAATAGTTATTTAAAAATTGATTATGATCAAATATATGATTTGTATTTTGCTGATGGAGATCTTATAGATGATTATAAAATGTTAGGTTTACCTGATTTATATCAAGGTTATATTAAAGTTGATAATGTAGGTAATTTTATTCAAGATGAGGAAGTAAAGTATTCTTTTTATTTTGAAGATAGTAAAGCCAATTATGATATTTGTATTTATAAAAATAATATAGTCCAGTATAACCAAGAGTATAGAGTATTACAACCAGATATTTATGAGTTGATAACTAGCATTAGAGATTATAATAAAAAACAAAATAATTATGGCGATATGATGAAACAATTTGAAGTTTTCGGAAAGATTAAGGACTATGCAGATGAAAATAATATTTTATTAAATTCTAGACTAAGTAATGAAGAAAAACCAATTATAGTAGATGAAATAACTATAGATTTTGATAAAAAGGAAGATGGATTAGAAATATATCCTAAAATTGAAGATAAAGATGATAGCTTTAATCAAGACTTAGTCGATAAGTTTGATAGAGGAGATCAAGTTAGAAATTTTTATAATGTAGATGATGATGGAATAAAGAGAAAAGTAATCTTTAAAAATAAGGATTCGGCAAAAAAGATTAAGGAAAACCGCTCTTTATCTGGAGAAGATGAACTAAAATTTTATAAGGGTGAGAATGAACTATGGGAAGATGAAAATTTAGATTTATCTAACTTTGGCCCGCGAGTTAGAGGTTTTGGTTATCTAAATTATCGTGCTAATGCTATCTCTGATAGACAGGAGAGGGATGATAGTTGGTTTGATGCAGAAGTTGAAACAGAAATTCCAAAGGTATATTCTCAGTCTGGAGATTCTTTTAAATTAAAATATAAAGATAGAGAGAAGATGGCAGATAAGTTAAGAAAACTTAAAGAAGATTCTCTTGAGGTAATTGATGTAGGGTTTACTGATAATGAAGGAAAAAAATATAATATGGTATTAAATGAGGACCAATTAAAAGCTGAAATAAATAAGATAAATCAAGCTACAATCAATATAGATAAGATTAAAAATATTGAAACTGTCAAGAATATTAAAGAATTAGTTAAAGAGCAAGAAGATAAAGAAGTCATAAAATTTGATGGTAGGTTTATAAGGTTTTTTAGTTTAGAATATTTAGAAGATCACTTAACAAAATTAGAAAAACGAAAACAAAGAAAAGAAGAGAAAAAAATCGATCAAGAAGATGAAGACGATAATAAAGAAATGACTACCATTATTGAAGATAATCTAGAAAAGAAAGACATTAGTATTAATCCTAATATTAAAGATGAAGAAAAGAATTTAGAAGTTCCTAGTATTTTAGAAGCAGATCTATATCCACATCAGAAAGTTGGTGTTAGAAAGCTTCAATTTTTGTATAAAAATGATAAAGTGAATGGATTACTATTGGCTGATGACATGGGTTTGGGAAAGACTCTACAGTTATTAACCTTTATTGCTTGGATTAAAGAAAAGGATGAATTAAATAGAAGCCTAGTAGTAGCTCCTACAACTTTAATTAATGATTGGGATAATAATAGTACTAACAACCCAGGTGAAATACAAAAGTTTTTTCCAAATGACTTTTTTAATACTTATAAGATTAGGGGAAGAATTGATGATAAAGAAGTAAATAAAATAAAACAATCAGATATAGTATTTACTTCCTATAATTCATTAAGAATTAATAATATAAAGTTAGGACAGATTCATTGGAATGTAATGGTTTGTGATGAAGCTCAAAAAGTGAAGAATGCTACAACTCAAACTAGTGTTGCTGTGAAAGCTCAAAATGCTGATTTTAAGATTGCTTGTACTGCTACTCCTATTGAGAATAATCTATTAGATCTATGGAATATTATGGATTATGCTGTGCCAGGAATCTTAAATGCTAGAACAGAATTTAAGAGAAAGTATGTTAATAAATTATCTAAATTAGGAAAAGATGAAAACGAGCAAAGAAAAAGATTAAATAATGAATTAACAGATAAAATTGATCAGAATTTTCTGAGAAGAAATAAGAAAGGAGAATTAGATGATTTACCTAAAAAGAAAATAAAAGTGTATGGTATTCCAGCTAACCAGAATGAACTTAATAAGATTAGGGAGTTGAATCAACTAAGGCAACAAGGTGAAAATCATCTACCTCTAATTCAAAAATTAGTAGCACTGTGTAGTCATATAAGTCTTATCGATAAAGATGTTACTGATAATAGTATTTCAGATTTAATAGAAATGTCATCTAAATTAAAAAAGATAAAAGCTATTCTCGATCCAATTAAGAAAAAGAATGAAAAAGTGTTAATTTTTACTGTATTTAAGAAGATGCAGAAAATATTGATTGAAACTATAAACTATTGGTATGGTTTTGCTCCTAGTGTTTTAAATGGAGATATAGCTCAAAATAAAAGACAAAGAGTACTAGATAATTTTAGGAAGAGTGAAGGATTTAATGTAATAATATTATCTCCTGAAGTTGCTGGAGTTGGCATTGATTTAGTAGAAGCAAATCATGTTATTCATTATACTAGATTATGGAATCCGGCTAAAGAAGACCAGGCTACTGATAGAGCATATAGAATTGGTCAGAAAAAGGATGTATCTGTTTATTATCCTATTTTAACTCTAGATAGAGAATATAATTATAAATTTGAGTCAGAAGTTGAGTATATAAATAGATGTTTAACAGAGAATGTTAAAGGAAAAAGTCCAGAAGAAAAGTTGAATAAATTGTTAGTAAATAAAAAGAATCTATTACTTAACTTCTTTTTTGCTGCTGGTGATTCAACTATTGATTGGAATTCAATAGCTGATGAAAATGAAATGGAGCAAGTAGATTATATTAATATTGGGAATGTTTCTGAGTTAGTTGGCCCTTATGAATTTGAAATTTTAGTTGCTAAATTATATGAGCATAAAGGATATAAAGTTTATCCTACTATCAGAGTTGGAGATAACGGTGTTGATGTAGTAGCTATTAAAAATAAAAAAATAACTTTGATTCAATGTAAGCAACTAAAAAAGAATAAACTTTCAGGAAAAGCAATTAATGAAGTATATGGAGGTAGAAATCTTTATTCTAATAGTTTAAATAAAGAAGTAGAGGAGTTAGTTGTAGTTACAACTGCAGATGATATCACTAGCCAAGGTGAAAATTTAGCTAAACAAAATAATGTTAATGTTATCTTAAAACAAGAGTTAGCTAATAAATTAGTAAAGGATCAGGTTTATTATTCTGAAATAGATATAGCAAGAGAAGAGAGATATTCAATTGAAAAATTAAAAAGGATATTGTAA
- a CDS encoding DUF6765 family protein: MNKEFHYYITYLVAAKAGFEPKKASTLYSK; the protein is encoded by the coding sequence ATGAACAAAGAATTTCACTATTATATTACTTATTTAGTTGCTGCTAAAGCTGGTTTTGAACCTAAGAAAGCATCTACTTTATATTCAAAGTAG
- a CDS encoding DUF3298 and DUF4163 domain-containing protein produces the protein MKNRDYKYSYLPVKIKTSRLIRPKLEVLYPKVVGMKDLSIQRKINKDIYSLVQEMIRDQGYYENPMTVIDATYQIKNNQNRVLSLSLINYAYAGGAHGLTIVKSLTFDLNTGKSYQLKELFKADSNYQERLSQIIAKDIVDRDIPILEEFEGIREDQDYYVADNTLVIYFQLYEITPYFYGLPCFPISVYEIKDIIDDSSPLGMILRCF, from the coding sequence ATGAAAAATAGAGATTATAAGTATAGTTATTTACCAGTTAAGATTAAGACCTCACGTTTAATCAGACCTAAGTTAGAAGTATTATATCCTAAGGTAGTAGGAATGAAGGATTTATCTATTCAGCGCAAAATAAATAAAGATATCTATAGTTTAGTTCAAGAGATGATTAGAGATCAGGGCTATTATGAAAATCCTATGACTGTAATTGATGCTACTTATCAGATTAAAAATAACCAAAATAGAGTTTTAAGCCTATCTTTAATTAATTACGCTTATGCTGGTGGTGCTCATGGTTTAACAATAGTTAAGTCCTTAACCTTTGATCTAAATACAGGGAAAAGCTATCAATTAAAAGAACTTTTTAAAGCAGATAGTAATTATCAAGAACGGCTATCTCAGATTATTGCTAAGGATATTGTAGATCGCGATATTCCTATTTTAGAAGAATTTGAAGGGATTAGAGAAGATCAGGATTATTATGTAGCTGATAATACATTAGTAATTTATTTTCAATTATATGAAATTACTCCTTATTTTTATGGACTACCGTGTTTTCCAATTTCAGTTTATGAAATAAAGGATATTATAGATGATAGTAGTCCTTTAGGGATGATATTAAGATGTTTTTAA
- a CDS encoding Rpn family recombination-promoting nuclease/putative transposase: MEIIKNPHDKFFKETMTDLEVAKDFMNNYLPPEILDLINLDDIELEKDSFIEKELEEVFSDILYKVSLNNKDAYIYLLFEHKSYTYKKISIQLLKYVIKIWELKLKQTEREELPLVIPMVFYHGRQEWNVGLNLSSLLAEIPEELEKYIPNFEYLLYDLSPYSERGD; the protein is encoded by the coding sequence ATGGAGATAATAAAGAATCCCCATGATAAATTCTTTAAAGAAACAATGACCGACTTAGAAGTAGCAAAAGATTTTATGAATAATTATCTTCCCCCAGAGATATTGGATTTGATAAACTTAGATGATATTGAACTAGAGAAGGATAGTTTTATTGAAAAGGAACTAGAAGAAGTATTTTCAGATATACTATATAAAGTTAGCTTAAATAATAAGGATGCTTATATATATCTACTATTTGAACATAAGAGCTATACCTATAAGAAGATAAGTATTCAGTTACTAAAGTATGTAATAAAGATCTGGGAACTAAAATTAAAGCAGACAGAAAGAGAAGAATTGCCATTAGTCATCCCTATGGTCTTCTATCATGGTAGGCAGGAATGGAACGTTGGTTTAAATTTATCTAGTTTACTAGCAGAGATTCCAGAGGAATTAGAAAAATATATTCCTAATTTCGAGTATTTGTTATATGACTTATCGCCATATAGTGAAAGAGGAGATTAA
- the ltrA gene encoding group II intron reverse transcriptase/maturase, whose product MSSLYSIKDLVTKKRHLHCAAQKVLNNGGCGGIDGVEVEEFRENYTKNMSALYRQLTEDRYEPQPVLRTYISKGNGEQRPLGIPVIKDRIAQQAVKQILEIHFEEIFCDCSYGFRPNRSTEDAIKKVEEYKEQGYNWVLDADVKSYFDTIDHEILMELIAEEVSDGWILDIIRSWLTIGVMTEKGREETMEGTPQGGVISPLLANIYLHHFDKKMTCRGYKIVRFADDFIIMAKSKAKAERALEVTRQIIENELNLRLHPRKTVITNFNDGFKFLEFKFYNCDYKKPKESSIKSFKDKVRKKTKRNRSIGVAVMIDELNLIIRGWGNSFLLGNVKGLYKKLDGWIRMRVRCFIEGKKAKGQNYRLPNKILRDLGLESLLTDVL is encoded by the coding sequence ATTAGTTCGCTATATAGTATAAAAGATTTAGTGACTAAGAAAAGACATTTACATTGTGCAGCTCAGAAAGTTTTGAATAATGGTGGTTGTGGAGGGATTGACGGTGTAGAAGTTGAAGAATTTAGAGAAAATTACACTAAGAATATGAGTGCTTTATATCGCCAGTTAACAGAAGATAGATATGAGCCACAACCAGTTCTAAGAACGTATATCTCAAAAGGAAATGGAGAACAAAGACCACTAGGTATTCCAGTAATTAAAGACCGAATTGCCCAACAAGCAGTGAAACAGATTCTAGAGATACACTTTGAAGAAATATTCTGCGACTGTTCTTATGGTTTTAGACCTAATAGGTCAACCGAAGATGCAATTAAGAAAGTAGAAGAATATAAAGAACAAGGTTATAATTGGGTATTAGACGCAGATGTCAAATCTTACTTTGATACAATAGACCATGAAATTTTAATGGAGCTGATAGCAGAGGAAGTAAGTGATGGTTGGATATTAGATATTATTAGGTCGTGGCTTACTATAGGTGTCATGACTGAGAAAGGAAGAGAAGAAACAATGGAGGGAACTCCACAAGGAGGCGTAATTTCTCCACTTTTAGCAAATATCTACCTACATCACTTTGATAAGAAAATGACGTGTCGAGGATATAAGATAGTTAGATTTGCAGATGACTTTATAATTATGGCTAAGAGTAAAGCTAAAGCAGAACGTGCTTTGGAAGTAACTCGCCAGATTATAGAAAATGAATTAAACTTAAGACTACATCCTCGGAAAACAGTAATTACGAATTTTAATGATGGATTTAAATTTCTAGAATTTAAATTTTATAATTGTGATTATAAAAAGCCAAAAGAGAGCTCTATTAAAAGTTTCAAGGACAAAGTAAGAAAGAAAACTAAAAGGAATAGGTCAATAGGAGTAGCTGTAATGATTGATGAGCTTAATTTAATTATTAGAGGTTGGGGTAATAGTTTTCTACTAGGAAATGTTAAAGGACTATACAAAAAGTTAGATGGTTGGATAAGAATGAGAGTACGTTGTTTTATAGAAGGAAAGAAGGCGAAAGGGCAGAATTATCGCCTTCCTAATAAAATATTAAGAGATTTAGGACTAGAATCACTGCTTACCGATGTGCTTTAG